The genomic DNA TTGTATGACACGGttgttgctgtgtgtttgcgtgtgcagAGGCTGATCCTGCAGAAAGCCTTCAGCTCTCAGCAGCTCGTCCACATCACCGTCATTAACCTGTTTGAGCTGCACCACCTCAGAGACCTGACGGCTGACGGCAGCGAGCAGAGCTACAGCAGCGAGCAGCAGATCAGCTGGTTCCAGCTCCTCGGCCTTTTCAGTAAGAACTGAAAACTGTTAATGACCCATTACATGGATGGAGTCGTCGACGGCTCCTGCTTTGTTTGAATGATACTCATGTCAGATTTATATGGTGGCTTTTATGTTTATTAGAGGTACAGCGACTTTACAGGAAGGAATCCGACACATACGTGTAATCTACAACAGCTCAGAACTGTCTCCTGTCTCCTCAGTGTCCTTCCTGGGCGTCATGTGCAGCCGCGTTCTGCTCAACAAGAACCGCGGGGAGGAGATCATGGGCGAGTGTCCGCTGCCGGCCATCAAGGTGTCGCTGGACTGGCTCAAACTGAGGCCCAGCGTCTTCCACGAGGCCGCTGTTGTTAAACGGCAGTAGTAAGTCCTGCAGACTTTCTCTCTCTTAATCAGCAGAGTTTTGTACTGAAGCTGTGACTCTgcatcctcttcctctctctcagcATTTGGCCCTGGCTCGTGTCCATTCTCAACAGTTTCCAGCCCAAAGAGGACGACCTGTCCTGCTCCTCAGGTGGGACATCTGCTCCTGATTTCTTGGAAACTACTTTGTAACTTTAGGTTACGTTTTGATTCTTACACACAAAGCAGAAGAGCTCAGACTGTTCTGTTATTCCTGTTCACACCGACCGCTGTAAAATACTCAAACATCAGAGATCAGAGAGTAAGTGACAGAGATCACTGAGAAAGCAGGAAAACGATGGCTGCTGCCAGCATGCTTTCACCTCACTACAGTTACATTCTCCAGGTTAAAGttgacaataaaacaaaaggctGTGTTGACAGAATAAATCCTCATGTAAAGTCTCATGACTGCCACTCTGTGGAGCTGAATGTACATTTCTTGGAGTAATTATTTTGAATCTGGAATTTTTCCTCAAATTTTAAAGTATTAGGAAACATTACAGCACCACGAGCCGCTTTACAGCATCCTCCAGATGTGCTGCTTCCAGACGGCATCACCTTCAGCCATCAAAACCAGCAAACGGGCGCCATCATGGGACGGCGTCCTGTTCTAAATCTTTAGTCGGCGTGCATTAGCAGAATGATGGCGTTTTATGGGCGAATGGAAAAAAACCACATTGGCCGTTTAAGTCCTTTGCTTGTGTACAGTGAGAGCTAGTTCACAGGCGCCCCTGTTGTGCACCTGCTGGACTTTCAGCCAGTTTTGATACAAAGAGGTTCACAGGAAGTGAAGTCCCTTTGGTCACTGTTAGCACTGCAGTAGTTTAACCTGCGATCCTCACAGTTTAAATCCTCTGAATAAACcagaacatttgttttttaacctttcCTCTAACTCGTTGGTTAATTTCTTTACAAAGTTGATTCTTCTGAGCTGAACTTCACCCTAGGATGTTTGTTTTCTCCACAGTCACACCCCTGCCTGAGGAGTTTGAGCTGCAGGGTTTCTTGGCTCTCCGTCCTGCTCTGAGGTAACTCGCCTCCCTCTCTTGGTGATTGTTTAAAGTGTTTGGTCAGCGCAGATGttctgatgtgtgtttgtgtttcaggtgtCTGGACTTCACCAAAGGACATCAGGGCATCCTGGTGGACCGGGACGGCCTGCCGGTGCATGCCCGACACCAGAGACTCATCAGCCTGGGCAAATGGGTGGCTGACAGCCAGCCGGGGTGAGTGTTACTCCGCTCTGTGACGCCGTGCTGTGTACAAACTGGTGTGTCATGGCTGTTTCCCCTCTGCAGACTGATCCAGTGCAGAGTGAGCGAGGATGGCCTCCTCGTCTTCATGACTGACATTCCAGAGGAAGCCATTGAGGAGCCGCAGGAAAAGGAGGTACCCGTGCTGCAGGAGTCGTTGAATGGCGAGCAGACGGCCAACGATGGCGGGAATTCTGGCCTGAAGTCCGTGCTTTCGGTGGGGAAGACTCAGAGCTCGTGGCCCGACAGCAGCGACCGTCCAGTGGTCACCTTCAAAGAGAACATCAAACCCAGAGAGCAGAGCCGCGACCCCACAAGAAACCACCATCAGAAAGATGGTGGCAAGGAGCGCCGAGACTTCTCCAAAGGCAACGGGGCCGCTGGGAAAGGAGAGCTGAAGAGGGACGGTAAGAGGAAGAGCGAGCTGAAGAAGAGCGTCCATGAGAAAACGGCCGATGCTGGAAAACAGGTAGAGACGCTGAAATGTTTTCACTGACgaagctgcaggtttgagtCTTTGAGCCGGCGTGATGATGCGTTTCCTTTCGCTCAGGTAAAGGCACAGACAGAGCTGAGGAAGACTCCGGTGTCTGAGGCTAAGAAGACTCCTGTCACTCAGACTCAAACCACCTGCTCCTCCCAGTTCATCCCAATCCATCATCCGGGAGCCTTCCCGCCTCTGCCCAGCAGACCCGGTACGTTTGgaccttttttctttaaatttcaagtttaaattttaactgGTCCATTAGGCACCATTAGCGTGATTTTGCATGTTTAATGGTGGGAAAGACCAGAGCTTCTGTCGAAAACGTGCACAGCCACATCTGCAGACTTCACACAGAGGGGCTCAGCCTGGGTTTGAACCACTGAGctcatttttctttaaaggtccaaacttttttgttgttgaactTCAGACCAAACTCTGGGTCTGCTGACCTCATCTTAAACGAATACGCCTCTCCATGAGCTTTACCGTCTTCACATTGTTGCCCTGTGTTGTCTCTGTGGCGCCAAACTCTGATCCCGATCGCTTCCTCTGCAGGTTTCCCTCCCTCAGCCTATGTGATCCCTTCTCCCGTGGCCTTCCCTGGACTCCAGGTGAATCCGGGCTTCACCTTCTCCACCGGTGTGTCCGTCCCAGGGCCTTTCCTCCAGCAGCCTGTCCACACCCAGGCGGGCACCCAGGTCCAAGCTGGGAAGCAGTCTCACATTCCCTACAGTCAGCAGAGGCCCTCGGGGCCGGGGCCCGGTCAGGGGCCGGGATCCTCGGGACACGGCCCTTCCCAGGCTCAGCAGGGCCAGACTCAGACTCCCTCCCAGCAGGCCTTGCAGCAGTCAGTCCAGCTGACGATGAGTCAGCAGCAGTCACCCACCAAACCGGTCCAGCAGGTTGGGATGGGAAAGAGTCCACCTCACCACCCGGGACTGCAGCAGGTCAGGTCACATGACTGTCACTACCTTTGTTTCAGTGATTTGATTGAGCACGAGTCATCAGCTGAAAGAGCGATTAACTCGGCTCCTAGACTGATTCCTGTTTGAAAGACCCGCGGCTGAAACacttatttttccattttttagtGAAATGTGATGTTTATGCTCAGAGCGCCTCTTTCCTGCTCACAGCTTTTATAGTGAGCATCACTAATGAACTTCAGCACAACCAGCTTGCCTCGTTTCTCctttgtctctgtgctgacCCCTCCTAGGCTCTCACACTGAGGCAGCTCATTGTTTACCTCAGCGTGTTTTACTCTCTTTACATTCAGTActgctttattttaaattgGGCTTGGTCTCAAAATATCAAAAACATGAgtattttacatatttaggAAACTTTGAGAGGTGGAAATCTGAGTGTGACCGCCTCAGATTTGAACTGTCCACGCAGTGAGTGATGTTTCCTTCTCGTTGTGTTCCTGCCCTGAGCAGTACATGCAGGTCCAGGAGCAGTCGACTCACATGTGGAACCAGGCCCAGGCGGCCCTGCAGAAGGTGTCTCCCATGCAGATGCCCATCAAGCAGCctcagcagcagaagcagcagcagcaggccttCTACATGGCGGCTCAGGATCCTCTGAAGATGTACGAGCACCAGCTGCAGTCGTCGGCTCAGGTCTCCAGCATGGACAAGAAGATGAAGTACCCCGACGTGAAGTTACAGGACTTCTACTGGGACTCGCCTTACAGGATCGGGGACAGCCTGGCTGTGCTGGCCGACAGGATGAAGAGGCCATCGCCGGGGGGTATCTGCTCGGAGCAGGATGGCCCCACGGGGCCCCGGGGACCCCCGTTTGAGGTGAGCTGCTGTCAGCAGACGCAGAGGGAGGAgtttgttttgctgctttttgctttttctgcttctttttctttattttcctgctttttttttttttttttgcttttttttttaaactttttttaaactttttttttttaagatgaacTAAAATCTAAATCTAAACTTGAGTGTAACTGTTGTTGCCGTGATCGTTTCTCGTGATTCAGGCAGTTAAAATTTGCCAAAAGTCACGTTTGTactatttaaatattatttataaatcgcacgtaatatttaaatatcacattaattccacaaaaaggaaaacagaggcGTGATTACTTGTGTCGGTGTATTTCAATAAAACATGGCTTCTCCATAGCTACACATTACAAAGTAAATAGAGAAATTTGATTGGCTTATATGTACATCAGTCTTTTTCCAGGTAATCTGGGTTTAAATGagattaaatttgattcttAAAGAATTTCCCACcagtataaaaatgtttttagaaaCGTTTAATGGACCCacacttcttcttttcctctgcCTCTCACAGAAGGTTGATGAAGTTTGAAGCTCACTCTATACTGATATCAGATAAACTCTGTGGTAGTTTTACGCGTGTCTAAAGAAACTTGGTCACGAGCAGACGCTCTGACTTGTTTagtgatgatttttcttttttctctgtcaGCTTGCAAGCTTTGGTAGCATTCAGCGTAACTTCCCTTCTCTCCACCTCGGTCTTACTGGCTTGCCTTCTTTcgttttctgttctttacatTTCCCcctctcattttctttcttctttctgttcttCCTCCTCTTGCTTCATCTCTCACTAGGACAACAAGAGCTCGCCTCTTCTACCTCCTGACCTGTTAAAAACTCTAGCAGAttttgaggaggaggaggagctcgTCTTTACTAAGCCTCCTGATTTCTTCCAGGCCTTGGCTGGCCCTCTTAGCACTGCTCCTGGACCAAATATATTTGTATGTAGCCCTGTCTTCCTCACCCAGCACCCTTCCCCGTCCTTAAACCCTGACTTCCCTGCATCTAGTCTGAAACCACCCTCTGCTCACCAGagctgctcacatctccagatGTTAGTTATTGTCACAATCTGCAGAATCCTCACATTTAGAGAGACAAAGGAGTTCATCCCAGCATGCAAGCATCATCCTTTGATAGACCTTACTTGATATGAATTTGGCTGATCTCCCAGCAGAGGTCACCCTCTCAGGTGTATCCAGACACCTTCCAGCTCAGCTGCTATGTTTAGATTGCTCCCAGGAAGTCGTGTTTTAATCACAGACTCACTCTCTTCTTGCTTATAAAAGCTTCAATTAAAAAAACTACAGCCGAACTGTTTTTAGCCGCAGTCCAGCCGTGTTCATCCTTTGATTTTTATGGGGTTGTGCACCTTGAAGTCGTCTTCCACGGTGCCAGTTTTGACTTGTAGTTTATGTCCAGAGGTATCTGAGGGAACCAAGAATCAAACTGTGATGCCTGCGGCTCAGAGTGCAGGGTTAACTCCTCCCTTCTCAAAATGAAAATCAGGTTTAAGGATGGTGTTGTTGGAGCTGTAGCGCTCCTCACTGAGGCTCAGATACACGAGGACAGAACTTCCTCTCAAAGCCGTAAAACTCTCATCCAAGCTGGAAACTGCTCTGAGGTGCACGACGGTGATCTACAACGAGAGATCAGCCAAGTTTATGTTGGGCTTCGACTTTAGAGGTCAAACTGAAACATAACTCATAGTCTCATTGATTTACCTCTAAGATTTTCAATGTTTTGAAGCAGAGCttgaatttattaattaaaagtaTTCTCAGTCTTGTTTATGACAGATGTAGAGAGCTAACAGTGGAGAGGATTTTTCTGGGATGAGGCGGCTTCAGTAATCGCATGCTGAATGTTTTCAAACTTTAAGAGAAACACAGGAAAACAGCTGGAGACTGAAATATTCTGGATCCTTTTTcagaaacatgaatcaattgAAACTGATTTGGGTTTCCATATGTAAGCCTTGAGTTAGGAGAGCTGTGTTTAAGATTTGAGCAATTGATTACCGACGCTTTTAAATTGCTGCAATGACTTTAAAGGATCCAGTTTGGAAACCTCAGAAACCACCAGCTGCAGATCACAAAGATTTACTTGATGTGTGATGCAgctgcttcacaataaaactcCTCCCCGGGGCTTTTACTGTGGAACAGCTTCATGACTCACTCCTGCACCGATCTGAGGTCAGTCATCATCTTCTCTCTCTCCAGCTGCCAAACCAGACCCGAGTGGACAGCGGCCCCGAGGTCATCAGCCAGTCGTCCTCTCTGCTGCCCATACCCGGCTTCCCCATGCAGGTCAGAGCCTTGGCCTCGGTCCTGCTGACCTCTCCAGCTCTACttaatgcaaacacacaccatCACACATTCTCTGGTTTTTCTTTCACCgttgaaactgagacttgaTATTTGCTCAGAGTTTAGTTTTTAAGACTGTCAGCCTGAGAAGAACGATGATGAACTGCGTGACTTTTATTTAGTGAATAGGATGGATTAATAGTCAAATAACTAAGAGTGGCAGGTATGACCACAgtgagaaacaaacacaaagttacAAGTTTGAAGATTCAGTTTGCAGGTAATAAATGACAGCATCGGTTCACGGATGgtaaatgtgaacattttaataCTCGTGGTTTGCTCAGCTTGTTAGCAATAGATGATGTCACTGAAATCTTCTTCCATAATATGGATAAATACGAGGCTGACGGcagcttgtgtttgtgtgcaggagTACAACCAGAACAGCATCTTCAGTCAGGCCTACGGTAAAAACCTGCCGCCCAGCTCCAAGCCCGACGCTCCCATGGTGCACCAGGAGACGTCCCTCTACACGCTGTTTGAAGGCACCCCGTGGTCCCCCTCCCTCCCCGCCAGCTCAGGTACGTCACACAGATGTGGTTAATATTCATTCATGCTTGGCGGAACGTGTGGCTGATGGAAACTGTGCTCTGATTGGCAGATCACTCCACGCCAGCCAGCCAGTCTCCTCACTCGTCCAATCCCAGCAGCCTGCCGTCTTCCCCTCCAACCCACAACCATGGAGCCATGCCTTTCTCCAACTTTGGGCCCATCGGGACTCCGGACAACCGGGACCGCAGGGGAATGGACTGCTGGAAGGCCAACAAGAGTGGTAAGCCTGGAAAACGCTCTTGCTAACAGAGCCGATTCGTGTCTGTTACCCTTTTGATTTTGACCCTGTGTAGTTCAGttagacttttattttgaaaaggtcTATGGTTTAACATTTTTATCAGAGGACCAGGTGATCAAGAAGCTAACACTGTGGGCCAATAAACAGCCAGTAAAGGTCACGTGACAGCAGGGCCTCACGTGTGCTCGTTGTGTTTCAGGAGCAGTCGGCGGATTCGGTCTGGACTACCTGCCAACCGCGGCCTCCTCTGCAGCATCAGACAGCAGCTGGCACCAGGCTGGATCGACGGGCAGCTCCTGGACCAATCAGGACTCTCCGATGGAGGAGTCGTCCTCCACCGTGCTGCTTGACAGCCTCAAGGTAACATCAGGCCCACAGGTTTAGAAGCCTGAGAAGAAATGATTCATGTTTATCGTCTGACTCGCTGATGTTTTCTCCCTTGTGCGACCTCTGCTGGATTTAGCCTCACGCTAACCCTCTGCCTTCCCCCGCAGTCCATCTGGTCGAGCTCCATGATGCAGCCGGGCCCGTCGGCACTGGAGCAGCTCCTCCTGcagcagaagcagaagcagcagcGAGGTCACGGCGCCATGAACCCGCCTCACTGAACGGCAGCGCGAGGCGGCGCTTTGTGTCCGGACGTCAACAAACCACCACCAGGAGAAacggaggggaaaaaaaacacagaagttTGACGAAAACAAGCTCCAACTCAAATTAAACCGGCGAGAAACGGTGGAGGCTGGGGAGGCAACACGACCCCCCGACGAGGCTGAatcaccacccccacccccctcggCTGTCAAGGAGCGGTGACGCCCCTCCTGGATCGGAGGGCGCGGGATCTCTTCGACCGCGGTGCCACGCACCACGCCACCGCCGGGTTTCATTCAACCGGTGGAAATCTGAACATTGAGGAACCACCCCCCCTTCACATCACTGCCCCCCCAGTTATGGACAGACGCCACATCTCCACGAACTCGTCATCTGGAagaacttcttcttctttctttggaaaaagattaaaaaaattaaaacggaAAAAAGAACGACCTCCTGGACGTCTGCTCGGTCCCGATGGAGAGCCGGTTTTTAGCGTCTCCGCCGCCGCCGTAGACTGAAGCGGGGCCGTTCGAGAGCCAGAATGGTGTGGTTGTCAGGTTTGGGGGGAGGCCAGGCGATGCACGGGGGGGTCAAAACAAGACTGGACTTTCTGATCTccattcattttcattactgaggaggagggaggaaggaaggaaggaaagttTGGTTtcagctatataaatatatacatgaaTATATATTGCCATAGTTGGACTTGTCTTAGGCGTGAGAATCAGGACTGGACGTTGTGAAGCCGGGCGTAACGCCTCCCGGGCTCAGCGCTCGCTTGTGTCGATGCCTGACGACGGGGTGGCTTCACGATGAACATCGCAGGAAAGACGGAGGAAAGATCATAAACACCCTGTCGACCGTAGGGATAGTGTCACTGTTAGCTTCAAGAGATTGCAGTTATtaacaaaaaaaccacaaaaaatagAAACTGTACTTTGTGATTTGTTCGTAGCCGTTTTAGCTTTACGCCCTCCGAGGTGATACAGGTATGTCTATTAGCTTCCTGCTTGGATATTTTCGGGGTTCTCTTCctctctgacctcttcttcctGTTATTTCTTTACGTAATGaagaaaaaatggaaatatGTAACCCTGCTTGCTTACCTgcatttactgtttgtttttgttgctgttctTCTTCACTGGTTTTAAGCAGCTCGCCCAGAACGTTTTCTATTATCCTTTCTTCGAGAAGCACGACTGCAGCTTGAGGCTGTACAGcaaattagtttttttattattattattatggaaCGGGGCGTCTGGAGACCCT from Pelmatolapia mariae isolate MD_Pm_ZW linkage group LG18, Pm_UMD_F_2, whole genome shotgun sequence includes the following:
- the smg7 gene encoding nonsense-mediated mRNA decay factor SMG7 isoform X2 — encoded protein: MNLCAQYLRQAEALKADMTDSKLGAAEVWTSRQALQDLYQKMLVTDLEYALDKKVEQDLWNHAFKNQITTLQSQAKNRANPNRSEVQANLSLFLEAASGFYTQLLQELCTVFNVDLPCRVKSSQLGIISNKQSNTSAIVTPQPSSCSYICQHCLVHLGDIARYRNQTSQAESYYRHAAQLVPSNGQPYNQLAILASSKGDHLTTIFYYCRSIAVKFPFPAASTNLQKALSKALESRDEVKTKWSVSDFIKAFIKFHGHVYLSKSLDKLDGLREKLEEQFQRLILQKAFSSQQLVHITVINLFELHHLRDLTADGSEQSYSSEQQISWFQLLGLFMSFLGVMCSRVLLNKNRGEEIMGECPLPAIKVSLDWLKLRPSVFHEAAVVKRQYIWPWLVSILNSFQPKEDDLSCSSVTPLPEEFELQGFLALRPALRCLDFTKGHQGILVDRDGLPVHARHQRLISLGKWVADSQPGLIQCRVSEDGLLVFMTDIPEEAIEEPQEKEVPVLQESLNGEQTANDGGNSGLKSVLSVGKTQSSWPDSSDRPVVTFKENIKPREQSRDPTRNHHQKDGGKERRDFSKGNGAAGKGELKRDGKRKSELKKSVHEKTADAGKQVKAQTELRKTPVSEAKKTPVTQTQTTCSSQFIPIHHPGAFPPLPSRPGFPPSAYVIPSPVAFPGLQVNPGFTFSTGVSVPGPFLQQPVHTQAGTQVQAGKQSHIPYSQQRPSGPGPGQGPGSSGHGPSQAQQGQTQTPSQQALQQSVQLTMSQQQSPTKPVQQVGMGKSPPHHPGLQQYMQVQEQSTHMWNQAQAALQKVSPMQMPIKQPQQQKQQQQAFYMAAQDPLKMYEHQLQSSAQVSSMDKKMKYPDVKLQDFYWDSPYRIGDSLAVLADRMKRPSPGGICSEQDGPTGPRGPPFELPNQTRVDSGPEVISQSSSLLPIPGFPMQEYNQNSIFSQAYGKNLPPSSKPDAPMVHQETSLYTLFEGTPWSPSLPASSDHSTPASQSPHSSNPSSLPSSPPTHNHGAMPFSNFGPIGTPDNRDRRGMDCWKANKSGAVGGFGLDYLPTAASSAASDSSWHQAGSTGSSWTNQDSPMEESSSTVLLDSLKSIWSSSMMQPGPSALEQLLLQQKQKQQRGHGAMNPPH
- the smg7 gene encoding nonsense-mediated mRNA decay factor SMG7 isoform X1, whose product is MNLCAQYLRQAEALKADMTDSKLGAAEVWTSRQALQDLYQKMLVTDLEYALDKKVEQDLWNHAFKNQITTLQSQAKNRANPNRSEVQANLSLFLEAASGFYTQLLQELCTVFNVDLPCRVKSSQLGIISNKQSNTSAIVTPQPSSCSYICQHCLVHLGDIARYRNQTSQAESYYRHAAQLVPSNGQPYNQLAILASSKGDHLTTIFYYCRSIAVKFPFPAASTNLQKALSKALESRDEVKTKWSVSDFIKAFIKFHGHVYLSKSLDKLDGLREKLEEQFQRLILQKAFSSQQLVHITVINLFELHHLRDLTADGSEQSYSSEQQISWFQLLGLFMSFLGVMCSRVLLNKNRGEEIMGECPLPAIKVSLDWLKLRPSVFHEAAVVKRQYIWPWLVSILNSFQPKEDDLSCSSVTPLPEEFELQGFLALRPALRCLDFTKGHQGILVDRDGLPVHARHQRLISLGKWVADSQPGLIQCRVSEDGLLVFMTDIPEEAIEEPQEKEVPVLQESLNGEQTANDGGNSGLKSVLSVGKTQSSWPDSSDRPVVTFKENIKPREQSRDPTRNHHQKDGGKERRDFSKGNGAAGKGELKRDGKRKSELKKSVHEKTADAGKQVKAQTELRKTPVSEAKKTPVTQTQTTCSSQFIPIHHPGAFPPLPSRPGFPPSAYVIPSPVAFPGLQVNPGFTFSTGVSVPGPFLQQPVHTQAGTQVQAGKQSHIPYSQQRPSGPGPGQGPGSSGHGPSQAQQGQTQTPSQQALQQSVQLTMSQQQSPTKPVQQVGMGKSPPHHPGLQQYMQVQEQSTHMWNQAQAALQKVSPMQMPIKQPQQQKQQQQAFYMAAQDPLKMYEHQLQSSAQVSSMDKKMKYPDVKLQDFYWDSPYRIGDSLAVLADRMKRPSPGGICSEQDGPTGPRGPPFEDNKSSPLLPPDLLKTLADFEEEEELVFTKPPDFFQALAGPLSTAPGPNIFLPNQTRVDSGPEVISQSSSLLPIPGFPMQEYNQNSIFSQAYGKNLPPSSKPDAPMVHQETSLYTLFEGTPWSPSLPASSDHSTPASQSPHSSNPSSLPSSPPTHNHGAMPFSNFGPIGTPDNRDRRGMDCWKANKSGAVGGFGLDYLPTAASSAASDSSWHQAGSTGSSWTNQDSPMEESSSTVLLDSLKSIWSSSMMQPGPSALEQLLLQQKQKQQRGHGAMNPPH